The window CCGCATTTCTCACCAGGGGGCATGATCATGGCGCAGGAATTTTCCCTTCAGCGCGTGCTCGCGACCGAAGAGCGTAGCGGTCACTACGGTCGAGGGAGCCTGTGCGCGCTGAAGGGAAAAGGACACGCTAGGGCATGCCCAGCGCCGCCTGTTACCTGCAAGCCCTTACCATGGAGCCAATCAAGGTACTGAAAGATAAACTACCTTTCGTCATGCTACCAGCGACCTGGTGAGAAATGCGGGCTAGATGTCCAGGAACACCTGCAGCCAATGGCCCGACCGGCGCTTGCGGATCTCGAGCTGGTGGTAGGTGATGGCCTTGACGTCCAGCCGAACGCTGTGGCGCAGGCGATCGAACGGCTCTCCTCGAACCCGTGCCTCCAGGAGATGGGAAGATACCCGTCCGATCTTGAAGACCCGTGGGACGAATTTCAAACCGTCGTAGAGGTAAAGCACCTCGGTCAACCACCTGACCAGAAGTTGCTGATGGTCTCCTGCCTCGATCTTCACCGTCCTCGACTCGACCAGCCGCACCGAGTCGGGGTCGACAATCACGGACATAAGCCCGCAGGCCGCCTGCTCAAGGGTTTCCGCCAACGTGTTCCCACGGGCTTCGACCCCCAGGTCGGCGGGGTGGTCCAGGATCCGGTAGCCGGCTTCCATTGTCCTACTGGTTTCCCTCCAACGTCCGCGGTGCATAGACCGGCTGAGAGTGGGTTACCTGGGAAGATCCACCCAAAGGGAATTGTTCCGGGTGGTGATCTCTTCCACCTCGGGCCCGGACAGCAGCTGGAGGTGAAGCCTTGAACCGTCGCTGGCAGCCCGCAATCCGCTGACGGGAACCGCCGTGGTCTTGGGGCGAAGGTCCAGCGGAGCCGGCAGCGAGGCGACCCGGCGTTCGAGAATCACGCTTCCCCTGGCATTGCGGATCTGCAGACTGAAGGGTTGCGAAGGGGCAGAGCCCAGGTTGTGGAGCGTCACTGTCCCCTGGTCGTCGTTGGCCTCGTATCGAAAGTCTTGTGAGCCCAGGGCCAGGTCGGGAAGCTGCCAGACCGGAGTTCCCTTCTCATTCTGCCTGGCCTTGATGATGGTTGACTTTCCCCCGCGCAGTGTCAAGGGAATGGAACTGTGACGCTTGAGCCTTAGAATCCTGCGGGTGAGGCCGAGGTCGACCAGTCCGTCGTCATTGAGATCCAGGCCCTCGGTCACCTCGTAGGTGCCGTTTTCCAACTGCCACACCCGCATCCGGACGTCTTTCAGGGTCTTGCCCAAATTGAAGACGGTGACCTCCAGAGCATCGGGCTTGGCCAGGGAGACCAGAGCGGCCACCTGCCCGCGGGTATTCTCCCAGCTCAGCGCGTGTCCCGCGTAAATCTGTTCGTCTGCATGGGCGACTCCACCGAGGCGAGCCCGCTGGGTGGCCCGGTGGGGAATAAAGACACCGGCCGGGCTTGGTTCCGCCTCGGTATAAAGAGTCCGGTTCTGTTCCAGGTGCTTGAGCAGCGCGGCCTGGTAGTCGAGCAGAAAGCCTCTCTTGCCTGTAGCCTCGTAGGCATATTGACGCGACAGCAGCGCCGCCTCTCTGAAGTGCAGGTGACGGTTCCAGAGGTTCAGCCGGGGAAGCAGACTCAGAAAGGGGCCAGGGGTGGCAGCCTCCGGCAGAAACGGTTGCCACCGCGCCGCGGTCGTCTGGGCAGTGTCCGTATGGCCGGTCTTTACCAGCCTGCCCAGGGGCCGCAGGTATGCAGGGTCGCCGGTCACCCGGAAGACTCCCCACATCAGGTCCAGCAGGGGGCGACCGGGCAGTCCTCTGCTCAGGGTCTCGTCGGTAGGAAAGTGGATGGCCAGGGTCAGTCTCGGATAGCGGTCTTTCTTCCAGTGCTCCAGCCTCGCCGCGGCATACTCCTTCAACTGGTCGACCAGGACTGGGTTGCGATTGTACTCGGCCAGCGTCAGGGCCGAGTGCCAGAGGAGAGGACTCCAGGCCTCTTCCCGGGCGTGGATTCCCTGCCGCACCGATTCGGTTGCGCTCAGTCGGGAGGTTTGAAAATGGCGGTGGCCTGCCGGGTTGACGGCGGTGAGGCGGTCCAGGTGACGGGAGTTC of the Acidobacteriota bacterium genome contains:
- a CDS encoding archease → MEAGYRILDHPADLGVEARGNTLAETLEQAACGLMSVIVDPDSVRLVESRTVKIEAGDHQQLLVRWLTEVLYLYDGLKFVPRVFKIGRVSSHLLEARVRGEPFDRLRHSVRLDVKAITYHQLEIRKRRSGHWLQVFLDI